The Flavobacterium sp. N2270 genome contains the following window.
AATCCTGAAGTGTAACAAAGAATATTTTAATAACAAAGAATCTGAATTTGATGAAATTGGAACAATTGAAAAGTCATTTGGAGAAATTTATGTTTGGGATAATAAAAATACTTTAAAAAGGACTTTGTATGATTGGTGTGAAAAACAAAACGCACAGAAAGTAATAATTTTAAGAGCAAAACGGAAAATTAAAAACCAAAGTGTTCCGAAAATTGAGGGTAAATATAATTACTTATTAAACTCTGCCGAATATGAAAAAATTACAGAAACTTTATAAAAAACCTGCTTACAACAACGGTTTTGTTCAATGGCTTGGGCTTGGTTTTTCCTTCGGAAAAACCTCTATGATTCGTAATTTTGTCTTATATTTGCTTTGGTCAGTGTTTAATCACAAGCCACTGAAACAAAGCCGCAAAACGTTGGCAGACATTATTGACATACAAAACCGAATACAAAATCTTAATTTAAGAATAAATGAAAACAAAAATCCTTTTTATTATTATAGCATTTACATCATTTTGTAACGCACAAATTGTAAATATTCCAAATGCAAATTTTAAAGCTAAGTTAATAGCCGCCAACGCAAGTAATACAACTGCAAAAGATTTATCAGGAAATTATTTCAAAATAGATACTAATAATGATGGTGAAATTCAATTAACTGAAGCATTACAAGTTAGTTCAATTGATGTTTTTTATTCAAATATCACAAGTATTCAAGGTATTACTTCATTTTCAAACTTACAGTTTTTAAATTGTGCTTGGAATTCGATTTTAAGTATTGATTTAAATGGTTTAACAAATTTACAAACATTATGGGCATGGAAGTGTTATGCAACTTCTTTCAACTTCACTGGTTGTACTAGTCTAAACTATATTGATTGTGGACAAAATTCTATAGCAACACTCAATGTAAATAATTTAAATAATTTAACCACTTTAAAATGTAGAGATAGTTATAATTATCCAAACAATTTAAATATTAATATGAACGGTTGTTATAACTTATCATATTTAGAGGTTGATAGTAGTAGAATTGCAAACCTAAATTTAACAGGATTAAACAATTTACAAACTCTAATTTGCGGTGGAAACCAGCTTACTTCATTAAATGTGTCAAATTTAACTAACTTGATTAAATTGGATTGTCGGGTAAATCAAATTTCTTCTTTAGATGTAACCAATTTAGTGAACCTTCAAGAATTAATTTTTTACAACAACAATTTAACATCAATAAACGTAAATAATTTAACACAACTTACAAATTTTTGGGGAAATAATAATCAGCTAACATTTCTTGATGTAACAAACTGTATAAATTTACAATCTCTATCCTGCAACAGCAATGAATTAACAACATTGTTGATGAAAAATGGTATAAATGAAACTTCAAATTATATTTCTGACAATCCTAATCTAAATTATATTTGCTGCGATGATTTTGAAATATCTGAAATTCAGACTATTGCTAACCCTACTTGTCAGGTTAATTCCTATTGTTCATTTACACCTGGTGGAAATTATTATACAATAGTAGGAAATAGTAAAGTTGATTATAACTTAAATGGATGCGATGTTTTAGATTACAACTATCCTTATTTAAAATTTCAAATAAATAGTAGTTCAATAAACACTTTTTCAATTCCAAATCAATCTGGAAATTATAGTATTCCTGTTCAATCTGGAATTTACACTATTACTCCAATACTGGAAAACCCAAGCTATTATAATATATCGCCCTCAAATTCTAGTGTTAGTTTTCCTGCTCAAAGTAGTCCATTTATGCAAGATTTTTGCATTTCTCCAAATGGTAATCATAATGATTTAGAAATAATTATTTTCCCATTAACCAACGCAATTGCCGGTTCTAATGCTAAATATAAATTAGTTTATAAAAATAAAGGAAATCAAATCCAATCAGGCTCATTAAATCTTTTATATAATGATGCTGTTTTAGATTTAATTTCTGCAAATCCATTAGTTTTAAGTCAAACAACAAACTCGTTAACTTGGAATTTTACAAATTTACTTCCATTTGAAAGTAGAGAAATTGATGTGATTTTTAACTTAAATTCGCCAACTGAAATTCCTCCATTAAATATTGGAAATATTTTAAATTACACAGCATCCATAAGTGGTTTGACTGATGAAGCTCCGAACGATAACATTGCAACTTTAAATCAAATAGTTGTAAATTCGTATGACCCAAATGATAAAATTTGTTTGGAAGGAACAACAATCACACCAAGCATGGTTGGTGAATATGTGCATTACTTAATACGATTTGAAAACAATGGAACAGCAAATGCTCAAAATATAGTTGTTAGAGATATAATTGACACCAATAAATTTGACATAAATACTTTAATTCCAATTAAAGGAAGTCATAACTTTGAAACAAGAATATCAAGCACAAATAAAGTAGAATTTATTTTTCAAAATATAAATCTTCCTTTTGATGACGCTAATAATGATGGTTATGTATCTTTTAAAATTAAAACAAAACCAAATTTAGTTGTTGGAAATACTTTTAGCAATTCAGCAAGCATCTATTTTGATTATAATTTTCCAATAGTTACAAATAATTATACAACAACAATTCAAAACACATTGGGTTTACAAGAAAATGATTTTATCAATAACATTTCTATATATCCAAACCCTGTGAAAGATATTTTAAATTTTAAAACAGAACGTAATATTTCAAAAGTTGAAGTTTATGATATTGCCGGAAGAATTTTAAGTTCAAATTCGATTCGTGAAAATAAAATTGATTTGAGCGAACTGAAAACAGGGAATTATATACT
Protein-coding sequences here:
- a CDS encoding T9SS type A sorting domain-containing protein — encoded protein: MKTKILFIIIAFTSFCNAQIVNIPNANFKAKLIAANASNTTAKDLSGNYFKIDTNNDGEIQLTEALQVSSIDVFYSNITSIQGITSFSNLQFLNCAWNSILSIDLNGLTNLQTLWAWKCYATSFNFTGCTSLNYIDCGQNSIATLNVNNLNNLTTLKCRDSYNYPNNLNINMNGCYNLSYLEVDSSRIANLNLTGLNNLQTLICGGNQLTSLNVSNLTNLIKLDCRVNQISSLDVTNLVNLQELIFYNNNLTSINVNNLTQLTNFWGNNNQLTFLDVTNCINLQSLSCNSNELTTLLMKNGINETSNYISDNPNLNYICCDDFEISEIQTIANPTCQVNSYCSFTPGGNYYTIVGNSKVDYNLNGCDVLDYNYPYLKFQINSSSINTFSIPNQSGNYSIPVQSGIYTITPILENPSYYNISPSNSSVSFPAQSSPFMQDFCISPNGNHNDLEIIIFPLTNAIAGSNAKYKLVYKNKGNQIQSGSLNLLYNDAVLDLISANPLVLSQTTNSLTWNFTNLLPFESREIDVIFNLNSPTEIPPLNIGNILNYTASISGLTDEAPNDNIATLNQIVVNSYDPNDKICLEGTTITPSMVGEYVHYLIRFENNGTANAQNIVVRDIIDTNKFDINTLIPIKGSHNFETRISSTNKVEFIFQNINLPFDDANNDGYVSFKIKTKPNLVVGNTFSNSASIYFDYNFPIVTNNYTTTIQNTLGLQENDFINNISIYPNPVKDILNFKTERNISKVEVYDIAGRILSSNSIRENKIDLSELKTGNYILKLYTEKGLMNTIIIKE